In Arcobacter sp. F155, the genomic window ATAATACGACCACCACCTACAATAGGGTCATGCACCCAAAGATCTTTTGGTAAAACTCCTGCATTGATAATCATATTCATAGCAAGACCACTACTTCTACCTTTTGTCTTCATATATATATCTTGGATAAATGGTGAAAATCTTCTATTAAACCCTACCATCAGTTTAGGAAGTCTGTTTTCAATTGCTAATTTATTACAACATTTCACTACCTCTGCTAACTGATTGATGTCAACAGCAAGCGGCTTCTCTACAAATAAATTTTTTCCAGCTTCTAATGATTCTACAACTAAAGAAGCATGATTGTTATGTCTAGTAGTTATAAAGATAGTATTTATCTTTTCATCTTTTAAAAGCTCTTTATAGTCCGTCGTACTATACTCAAATCCAAACTTTTTAGCTGCAAGTGAACTAGAAAGTCCTTTACTGCTAGATACCCCTATAAGTTTTGCAGTTGAATCTTTAAGGATAGGAAGAACTATCAATTTTGTAAAGTTTCCTGCTCCTATCACACCAATTCCAACTTCACTTGATATTGCACTGCTATTTGAAGTTATAAGATTTACTTTTCGTTCAATTTTTACGTTTTCTTTTGTTTCATACTCTAGAACTACACCTAAAGCATCACGATTGTTAAGTATCTCATTATAAGCTTTCGGTGCATCTGTGAATTTATACTTATGTGTTACAAGATAATCAAAATTAAGTCCTCCAGATGAAAGAAGTTGAAGTATAGCTTGAAAATTTCTATTTTCAGTCCATCTTACATATCCTACTGGATAGTCTATCCCTTCTACCTCATACTTATCATCATATCTTCCTGGTCCATAAGAGCTAGATATATGAAACGCTATCTCTTTTTCATAAAATGGTGGTCGTGGTATGTTCATACCTATAGCACCAACAGCTACTATTCTACCCTTTCTTCTAGTTATCTCTGCAGCTTGCTCTAATGGTCCATTTGATTTAGTAGCAGCTGTGATGATTACACCATCTACACCTATCTCATCTGTATGATTTGCCACAAAAGATATAGGGTCTTCTCCGTTAGCTGGATTTAATGCTATAAAGCCATTTGTTCTTGCAAGTTCTACTTTACCATTGTCTATATCTACACCTATTGCCTCACATCCATTTGCTTTTAAAAACTCCATAGTAATTTGACCAATAAGCCCAAGACCAATTACTACTACTTTTTCTCCAAGTGTAGGTTGAAATAATCTTATCCCTTGTAAAGCAATTGAAGCTATCACAGTAAAAGAAGCTTGTTCAAAAGATACATTATCAGGTATTTTAGCAACTAAGTTTTTCCCTACAGCTACTACCTCACTATGAGCACCATTTGAGACGACTCTATCACCTACTTTAAACTCTGTGACATTACGACCAACTTCAATAACAGTTCCAGCATTACAATACCCCAAAGGCATAGGCTCACCAAGCTTAGCAAATACAGTTTCAAGTGTAGGTACAAGACCATCTGTTTTTATCTTATCAAGTACCATTTTTACTTTATCTGGTTGAGCTTTAGCTTTTTGTATGTAAGAGCCTCTACCAAACTCCAAAAGCATTCTTTCAGTACCAGGAGATATAAGACTTCTCTCTGTTTTTATTAATACTTCATTTGCTCCACAATTTGGAAGAGGTATCTCTTCTAGTAGTATCTCACCTTTTTTAAGGTCTTGTAGTAGTTGTTTCATGTTTCGTTTACTCCTCTTATTTTATTATCTAATGCAATCATTTTTTTCATCTCTCACCACCAATATCTTCAAATGTTATTCTTTTCCTACTTTTATCTCCCACACTTGGAGTATCACTAAGCCTTTTTTCTACCCAACTAAAATCATTTTTATTTGAGTATATTTATGAAGTCGTATTTTTCACTATTAGGTCATTGTAGTGAATCACATTCTCTTTTGAAAAATTCCATATAGTTCTATCTAACAAATCAGGTGCTTTTTGTTCTAAGTATGATGGCTCGATAATGCATATAGAATATTTAGGACTTATAGGATAGTAAATCTCTATCCCTTTACTATTAAATCCATTTGAATAAAGTATATGATTTAGATTTGCTTTTTTTACTACAGGATTATCACATGTAAAAAATGGTATTTCACTATTATTTACACAAAATATCCACTTATAGTACATTATGATATTTTCAATATCTTCTGCGATATCAAACATCATTCTAAGATGTTGTATTTTTGTATATTTTTCATCAACACTTACACTAAAAGAATCTTTTCCAAACTTACCACTTCTAACACTTTCTATATACTCTTTAAAGCTATCTTCACCTAACTTTTTTTTTAACTCTTCATCTTGTTCTATTTTATCAATATTATCTATCATCGTACCTGCAAGATGTTTTCCAAACTGCTGTGTAAACTGTTCAAATACTATTCTTGTTTCAGTAGTTCTAGTGTGTTGTAATGCGATGAAAAATGACAATTCTACTATATCTTCTATCTTTATAAATTGATGTTTTATGAAATAATCTAATGGCAATGCTCTTACATCTTCAACTCTTTTAAT contains:
- a CDS encoding bi-domain-containing oxidoreductase — its product is MKQLLQDLKKGEILLEEIPLPNCGANEVLIKTERSLISPGTERMLLEFGRGSYIQKAKAQPDKVKMVLDKIKTDGLVPTLETVFAKLGEPMPLGYCNAGTVIEVGRNVTEFKVGDRVVSNGAHSEVVAVGKNLVAKIPDNVSFEQASFTVIASIALQGIRLFQPTLGEKVVVIGLGLIGQITMEFLKANGCEAIGVDIDNGKVELARTNGFIALNPANGEDPISFVANHTDEIGVDGVIITAATKSNGPLEQAAEITRRKGRIVAVGAIGMNIPRPPFYEKEIAFHISSSYGPGRYDDKYEVEGIDYPVGYVRWTENRNFQAILQLLSSGGLNFDYLVTHKYKFTDAPKAYNEILNNRDALGVVLEYETKENVKIERKVNLITSNSSAISSEVGIGVIGAGNFTKLIVLPILKDSTAKLIGVSSSKGLSSSLAAKKFGFEYSTTDYKELLKDEKINTIFITTRHNNHASLVVESLEAGKNLFVEKPLAVDINQLAEVVKCCNKLAIENRLPKLMVGFNRRFSPFIQDIYMKTKGRSSGLAMNMIINAGVLPKDLWVHDPIVGGGRIIGEGCHFIDTMSFLANSEVESVSSVALNSQKELSIKNDNVILNLRFRDGSIGTLSYLANGNKSYPKEQMNLFCEGKVFELDNYKKVNAYGASSMKKWNQDKGHKDEMVGFVQSIKSSKENLISFESLVNTTLATFAHVRSLEENRVVQINELEDELNELIK
- a CDS encoding DUF4238 domain-containing protein encodes the protein MKKVKRQHYVPQFYLKRWLNDISDSQIWVYDKNLKKSFSNSVQSVASSNYFYDFPDVSQEQMDQMCEKIEETIKDETEKAKVLEYITGQLYEKSLSEIEAINSEVIKGIIKRVEDVRALPLDYFIKHQFIKIEDIVELSFFIALQHTRTTETRIVFEQFTQQFGKHLAGTMIDNIDKIEQDEELKKKLGEDSFKEYIESVRSGKFGKDSFSVSVDEKYTKIQHLRMMFDIAEDIENIIMYYKWIFCVNNSEIPFFTCDNPVVKKANLNHILYSNGFNSKGIEIYYPISPKYSICIIEPSYLEQKAPDLLDRTIWNFSKENVIHYNDLIVKNTTS